TTTCAACTATGAATATATGTTTCAACATTAACCTGAATATTTTAATATAGGATGTGCTATGGCAGTTCAAACAGATTCCTACCTGACAGCGTCCATGCGCTTGTTCTGTCGAATGAGCTCGATAAACTCCTGGATTCGTAGGCTAAACTCCAAGCAGCTCTGGAAGGAAAAGCATCAATGAGTTCATATATAACGTAATGTATGAGACACTGCCATTGTGATCTACTAACAGACATGGCTCACCTTCATCTTGCGGAGGCGTGACTTGTTGTCATGGCACCAGGCCAAACAGGTGGCTGTTTCCTGTCGCTCCAGTGACTCCTCCACCTCTTTGGCTGTGAGGAACATCTCAATGTTGACCAGATCCTGGAGAACAGGGGGAAAGCGGGGTTATGTCAAATAGAGACAGCACACGTagttccatttacattacatttacatttaagtcatttagcagacgctcttatccagagcgacttacaaattggtgcattcaccttatgacatccagtggaacaaccactttacaatagtgcatctaaatattttaagggggggagggggggggtgagaaggattactttatcctatcctaggtattccttaaagaggtggggtttcaggtgtctccggaaggtggtgattgactccgcaaAAAGTTCCCTAAGCAATTGAAATACTAGGAGCTCTACAAGCAATTTGAGATACCACAGAAGTCGCTTTCTGTAAGGAATAAGGAACTCTATTGTAGCATCCATGTATATAAGATGACATGTTGACAGAAAGAAGTGGGATGCACCTCAATGCCACTTTGCCGTGCCAGTTTGACCGCTGTGTTGTAATAGCCACACCGCAGCAAGTGTTCTACCATCATGCGGTCCATTCGTTTCTTCTTCCAGACGTTGACGCCTGCTGGTTGGTCGCTGCTGTGTTCCTTCAGGTGTTCAATCCTCCGCTTACACAGCTTAGCACTCTCATCCTCAGCCTGGATGGACTCAGCAGCCTACACAACATCCACCATTTAGATTTTGTATACTTACAACATGCAGTATCTCTGCTCTGCTGGGTCCTCTCTTTGTATTGTATTTTACTGCTATATTTTTCTACTAAGTTTCATGATGATGAATCATTATTCTGTCTTGGAAATCGCTcaataaaaatacaatatttgACAAGTGTTTGGATTTGAAAACATGTAAAGGTGGCTTATTTTCAGAAATTCTCCCTGAAATAGCAGTAGCTAAGCTATCTGGGGTTGGAGGAGGAATACCATTTTTAAAAATGCACAGCAACATTCCAATGCTAATTGTTCTGAGAACAACTGGGTGAACCTACCTTTCTCTTCAGGGCACTGAGCTTCTCCACCACCCCATCCAGAAGGGACACCACAGAATCCACCACTGGGAAACTGCTGAGGGTCTTCTCCAGctctgccaccaccatggttaCGTGACTCGTCTCCCGGTCAATGTTCTTCTGTGCAGCTCTGAAACGCTTGTTCAGAGTTTCATATGGTACCTGTACAAATGAACAATGCAAAACCTAAGTGAGGAGGCTTCGGTAGTACATTCTGACTAATAATCATTCTTTGGCTGAAGTTTCCAATTATTTGACACAACTTGTTGAGAACATATCCACCAATATATGACACTTTCCAACCAATCACTAAGGCATCAACACAGAACAGCAATCTTACATAACCGTCTAATTATGCTAACATAACTACTCAAATAGCATACAATTACTCTTGCAACCCTTAATGAATTAAATAACTATTCTGGTAAAATGGCCACTAACAAAGCAAAACATTAGTCGTATATGGCAGCAGCCACAGACCAATAGTGTCGCAGTGTGATTTGGCTGCAGACTGAATCTTCTCAGCCATATTGAGGTAGTACCTTGAGGACATAGCTCGATAGGGAAAAAGCGCTATCTAGCTAGCGCAATCTTGCTATAGCTACTAGTCACGTACAGAGCATAATTATACAGCTCCAAACGATCAACTGACTAGTATGCATCATGTTGCTTTGGATTTACTAGAGAGCTGACCCTTCATGCCATGTTGATTTCACAAGCTATGGAGAATTTGGAAACAAACGTGAATAGCGAACGTTACATGTCTCTGTTAGCTAGTTATCTAACTAAcgtagttaaataaatgtaagatAGAAAATAGTTAGCTATGAATAGGTTGCTTCCCACGCCACAGAAGAATATCGACGGAGaaccagctaacgttagttagttaAAGTTTACTAGTTAGCCTAGCTAGGTATCAACATAGCTGATTAAACTGGCTGGCTAGCAAAAGTAATGACTACGAAATTATCTGTTTAGATAACAAAGTTAGTAAATAGTCAATTATCGAGACGATTGGAGATTATCAACTAATAGGTTGCGATGTGGTGTATCTGACCACACCATCACATCTGTTCGCATTAATTTTCACCATCTGACATCAGCCGTTGTTTAACAAACTTGCCCCCAGGcgtcgctagctaacgttagctagtcatCCAAATAATCGAAATTAGTGCCTAGTTTGACAAATCTGAAGCTTGTGCCTGCATCATAATCGGTTCGTCTCAATATTCGTTCAAATAAGCTATTTCAAACCTTCAAAGTGGGATATTCTTGAACCTTCAGAGCCATGGAGAGTTGGGCAGCTGTCTCTTGCACCGCCATCTTCGTTTGTGATTTTCTCCAAATACTTTCTCATGGAGCCAGATAGCTGCCAAAAGGTTGAACGcacgttacatttacatttaagtcatttagcagacgctcttatccagagcgtatCGTTAGGATCGTAAGAAAATCCACACGTAAATTATTAAGATTGTAAGAAAAGCCATGCATGAAACGTAAACGTGAAATTTCATCTGAACATACAAACACCATGTTACGATTATGGACTAACATTTTGGACTTGAACAAATCTTGTCTTGCAATCCTGATCTACAAAAATACCTTTCAGAGTTTTGGCAGTTTTCACCAACAATACAAAAAAACGTACACCAAAACAGCTTGTGAGGGAGGAGTGCTAAGCAAACAAGCCTAACGCAGCATAAAAAACGGAAGTCAGGGAAACCGGAAAGAGATATCTTGGACGTTTTCAAGTTAAAAGTCTCCATTCTCTATTACTCGTCAGTTGAGTTTACTTCACATTTAGGTAGATCGTGTAATGGATTTGTTTGCCAGTTTAAGTCTAGATAGCACTATTATGCCTAAAACAGTGACGTTTCAATCATTTAGATGTATCACTATAGCATGGGCATATGTCTGGGTGATGTGTACATCCCCAAAACATGACTATCAATATTGCACCATCCCATTCTCTACGATTTGTCTgcaatcataaccagtagtatctaccagtaATAATGAaacatagtaataataatatataaaaatAGATGTTTGGTGAATCTATGAATTACGTATTTTCACTGCAGTCTTAGCCACTCATTTTGTTTTatagaatatttttatttttatttaactcaAAATCTTGCCAAAGTATATTCTGTAGGAGGGGTTAATAAGAATTTAAAATAGTTTATGAATCGGTTCATGAACATATGGACTTTGGGAGGGGTTAAACATTGGCCAAGTCTGGCATAAGCCTATTTCTATTTGACCTTTTTTTAAGTAgacaagtcagctaagaacatattcttatttacaatgatagcaTACCCCGgtaatgctgggccaattgttttaccgccctatgggactccctatCACGGCGAGatatgatgcagcctggatttgaaccagggactgcactgatatgcagtgacttagaccactgtgccactcaggagccccagtTGAAGAGCTTGTGATCTCCATGCAGCACTCCTCAGCCCTTCTGGAGGAATGCAGCCATAGAGTCATTATACCCTAATGTAGAGGCCTATTTGCCTACTAGCCAAATAAAGTGCAGAGCATGCATGTTTAACAAGGTTGGTTATGTTTCCACTTGCCTCTAAAGAAAGGTGTATTTAATGTTCAAGCATTCTTATTGGTTGGTTCAATTCCGATGACAATAAGGCGTGTTGTTATTGGCCCCgcttgcagatagggggagatTGCGAATGTCAGGTCTCcccagtatgaaaatgtgatgCAAGGGTTAGGTCACATTCTGAAAACTATTTTCTATTTTACAATGTGTACAAATTTGCTTTACATAGCTGATTTATACATGTGTgggtatatttacatttacatttaagtcatttagcagacgctcttatccagagcgacttacaaattggtgcattcaccttatgacatccagtggaacaaccactttacaatagtgcatctaagtattttaagggggggggtgagaaggattactttatcctatcctaggtattccttaaagaggtggggtttcaggtgtctccggaaggtggtgattgactccgctgtcctggcgtcgtgagggagtttgttccaccattggggagccagagcagcgaacagttttgactgagctgagcgggaactgtacttcctcagtggtagggaggcgagcaggccagaggtggatgaacgcagtgcccttatttgggtgtagggcctgatcagagcctggaggtactgaggtgccgttcccctcacagctccgtaggcaagcaccatggtcttgtagcggatgcgagcttcaactggaagccagtggagagtaTATGGCACCTGTTAGGGATTGAGGGGCTTTCTGGTATGTGCTTTGGTATATGATTGCTGTATATAAGTGTGTTAGCTAGCATGCACCGATGTAATGGTCACATAAGCTCACTGCGAACACAGTTGTTTTCATGCTACACATTTTACCATCGACTGCCATCAACACATTAACCCCTGCATAACTAAAGTGCTGTTTCCTATTTAACAACAGGTATTTACACGTtatattttgtattgtattttgtTTATGCCCCAGTATGAAAATGCGATGCAAGGGATTTTACCATTGACAGCCATTAACATCATTAAGCCCTGCACAACTAATGTGCTGTTTCCTATTTAACAACAGCTAATAAATAATGCTCAACTGGGACCACTGGCTGGGCTGATTTGTTTGGACAAAACACAACGCAAGGAGAGTACGATTACCATCTGTTACACATGCTACCTGCAACTCATCATTCCAACATATTTGAACATTTAATTCCAGGCTGCATCCCatctgggagtcccatagaggtgtcatgacgttggcctgggggtaggtttatgacagtcataaatacctctttccccctttttcctctctctaccctactgatgtgaaatttgaaaaccccttggttaacatagagattctgggaacatcagaaggtggggggaaatgaactatattctggtaatccgaccaattgaacatatgcagtggtacttaatgaataagATGTCAGTTCgattgtcatctgagacattctcctCAATGATAGGAGGACAAACGCTACAGTGGAAaatctacacatcagagttatcggattcacatggaattgttgttcaatttaaatgtttgaatataaaatgaTTGGtgaaagattaaatgtaattttagcttccaaatgagagagttgggttttcataaggttagggctctgctcaatcagttacccgcccctgtgaagagacatgggctgTAGACTGTGAAACACgcccttctccctccactatataaggccttgacgacaatataacctcctgttccaagtACGTGAGGTCTGCAGCGTCTGcgttaaaaggactaacatgtcaactacaggactaagccaacctcagcgtgagctttgttTGCGAATGGCATGAACTTTGaattcttattcactacagaagtgatacctcctagccattgagttaacaacagcagctgcaaacgcggGCTAGGAAAGAACAGTCAGAgtatcccctctaccacacaacaacgttactacaacgtatccaattgaccaccagagacattcttcaaaggacaaaggacccggtttggcaacacggccttccatcaactagcaacctaccgaagcgcagagtaaatatttattgcatttgcCTTTTctaaatgggcggtaatttagaatgctgtactgtatttacgatagcacagcttctccctttgtccctcagtcttcccgctctttcactcaaacccagcccgtTTCTTTTGCGTAACCAGCTGTCaaatctgttccgcccgctaggtacgttttcctttatgacataatttgtaatcaaggtataattaattctgtgtatatgtaattctgtgtgattagttaggtatttagtaaataaataattaaacccaactTTGTATTGCtaattcaacttgttagccagggttcatgaAGAATTTACAACTTTTGATGTTATTGATGTAAGATTTTACTagatctttaagagtttatttggaagataacagctctataaatattattttgtggtgccccgactctctagttaattacatttacacgattagctcaatcaggtaatgttaattacggagaaaggattttatagaatagcatgtcatatcacttaatccggcatagccaaagataCGACATATTGATGCAAACTGGTAAGGGCCCAAAAATGTGCACTGAAACATGCAAAAACCCTGCTAGGGAGAAATGCAGGTTttaactaattaaacaacaaaGAATACGATCGACATGATCAGTCTCTGTGTTTAAAATAAAAAGTGGTTAATGTGAACCTAACTCACAgctaaaaaatgtaaagaatgcAATCTGCTGTTATTTGTTGCATAGACTTCACTGTAAATTACACTCAAGTCTTGAGAAAAATAACAATACACTAATATTACAGTTAggcatgacagcctttataatagaaggCTTGTGACCACACACATAACATTGCACTTGGGGCAAAAAAATATCCTAAAGTATaaatagaatgaaacaaacagataTTCTATTTTTGCTCTAATATAGTGGCCACTATAGACATCAATCAAATGCACAAATGTCTAAAATAATGTTTTCTaagtcaaaaatatatataatccccttcacacacacacacacacacacacacacacacacacacacacacacacacacacacacacacacacacacacacacacacacacaactctcaaattcaacacaacaaaacaatatcTTTGGGATACACTGCACATTATTACATTGTACACtttctgcctgtggacatctgttctacGATGTGCCAGCAAAAGTGAGAAATAGGGAAAGTATGTGGTGTTCCTTTCACCTCTATAGTGGCATCCAACTTAAAccaggcccagctccagctaCACTCCCGAATCCACGTTTAACAAGCAACGCCTCATTTTCACCTAATTATCGAATTCTGAAAATGAACCACAAactgtagagggaaaacattagTTAACAGATAGTGGTTAattcgttagctagttaacatttcacacagattaCCAGGGGTCCATTAAGCAACTAACGCGTTACAACTTGAGTTGAGGAACGGCAACAAATCGGTTACCAGTTAATACTATAGATAATTGGTTAGGTTACTAATGTTAGCTCATCTGATGTTGTAACGTTAGCTGTCTGACTTTATTAGCAAGCTAATTATCACACCATAAACTAAATTATTTGATCAGATAAGTTGACTAATGTTGCCcaacatttctctggctagctTGGCGGAGAATTCGATCCAGCTAGGAAGATACTTAACAATGCTAATACTTGTTCCACCACAATTTCTCCATCacctcaaactttccaaatgccagtAGTTTTCCGGTTACAGCTCAGGAAGTATGCTTCATCACCTTCTCACCCCCGTCTCCGTGGTCAGGCTTCTCACCTAACGTTACCTTGTCGTTGTTGCCCAGGGATGCGCGGCTGTAACTAGCAAGCTGACGTTCcggatgctgtaactagcaaattgGTTGTCTCTTCTTTCTTCAGTCGCTGCTGTGCTGCATTCTGTTATTATGTAAACgattggctgagccttggatTACAGCCAGTATTGCTCCAAATGCTCATCACTCGTTCACTCACAGCCAGTAAATACATTAAGGTGCAGACCAGGTCTTTATTTTAATAACGGAGCATTTTTAAAATTCAAACTGACCCCCTGCAACTGAACACTGATATTGTATGAGACTCCTGTTTCCCCAAATCGAAGACGAGATTGCTATGGTTGGTTGAAAATGCTCTGTGCTACACCAAACAGTACCTTTTGTTCTGGATCTGATAAAGTTAGTTGTTTAGCTACCCCTAGTGGCAGTTTAAGTGCAGCAGTGTAGAATTTACTTGTTTGTCTCATGTGACAGGAAGCAGTTTCAGAAGTGAAGCAATGGCTCCAGTCCAAATACTTAAAAAGACACACActatcccctcagccctcaaattaagtggacacttctgacgagtatacacttgcagggcGAGGGAGGAATGaatgatttttaaatggaccGCCCTTGCCTGAAAATTCGTCACTCGTTCATCCCGTGATGATTGTTTTCAGCCACCAGTAGCTTGTGGGTGCTTAATAtgcgctacagtcaattatgattgcatgtctaattattaatatacgcctactgtatgatagctagcaaatgAATTAGCTAACTATCAttagcctgcctagctggaacGT
This DNA window, taken from Oncorhynchus gorbuscha isolate QuinsamMale2020 ecotype Even-year linkage group LG13, OgorEven_v1.0, whole genome shotgun sequence, encodes the following:
- the LOC123993186 gene encoding E3 ubiquitin-protein transferase MAEA-like isoform X1; this translates as MAVQETAAQLSMALKVQEYPTLKVPYETLNKRFRAAQKNIDRETSHVTMVVAELEKTLSSFPVVDSVVSLLDGVVEKLSALKRKAAESIQAEDESAKLCKRRIEHLKEHSSDQPAGVNVWKKKRMDRMMVEHLLRCGYYNTAVKLARQSGIEDLVNIEMFLTAKEVEESLERQETATCLAWCHDNKSRLRKMKSCLEFSLRIQEFIELIRQNKRMDAVRHARKHFSQAEGGQLDEVRQVMGMLAFPSDTHISPYKDLLDPARWKMLIQQFRYDNYRLHQLGNNSVFTITLQAGLSAIKTPQCYKEDSTSINPDCPVCSKSLNKLAQPLPMAHCANSRLVCKISGEVMNENNPPMMLPNGYVYGYNSLLSIRQDDKVICPRTKEVYNFSQAEKVYVM
- the LOC123993186 gene encoding E3 ubiquitin-protein transferase MAEA-like isoform X2: MAVQETAAQLSMALKVQEYPTLKVPYETLNKRFRAAQKNIDRETSHVTMVVAELEKTLSSFPVVDSVVSLLDGVVEKLSALKRKAAESIQAEDESAKLCKRRIEHLKEHSSDQPAGVNVWKKKRMDRMMDLVNIEMFLTAKEVEESLERQETATCLAWCHDNKSRLRKMKSCLEFSLRIQEFIELIRQNKRMDAVRHARKHFSQAEGGQLDEVRQVMGMLAFPSDTHISPYKDLLDPARWKMLIQQFRYDNYRLHQLGNNSVFTITLQAGLSAIKTPQCYKEDSTSINPDCPVCSKSLNKLAQPLPMAHCANSRLVCKISGEVMNENNPPMMLPNGYVYGYNSLLSIRQDDKVICPRTKEVYNFSQAEKVYVM